In the genome of Nitrospirota bacterium, the window GATAGTTTTTGTTTAACAGCGGATAGTCTCCAGAAACTCCTTCACTATACTGTATTGTTAAAGATGAGGCAAGGGAAAGCATATTTATCAATACAGACTGCGAAGTGGACACAGCCATCTGTAAAATGTGGTCTGATATCTGCCAGTTATGGCCTTGTGTTTCCTTGAGGGAGACGTTAAAATGTGGTGCGAGACGTGGCTAAATGATGTGATGCTCACTATCCTTATTGTGATGGACACACGGTGGAGATGCAATGCTTAGAGAGGAGGCCAGATAAATGAAAGCAGTTATTCTCGCAGGCGGACTTGGAACAAGATTATCGGAAGAAACAAGTGTGAGGCCAAAACCGATGGTAGAGATTGGAGGAAAGCCGATAATCTGGCATATCATG includes:
- a CDS encoding NTP transferase domain-containing protein, whose protein sequence is MKAVILAGGLGTRLSEETSVRPKPMVEIGGKPIIWHIM